The window ACCGTGGGCACCTGCGCCGACGGGGACACGTTCGCCGTCGACATCCCCGACCAGCTCTCCGGCCCGCTGCCCACGCCCGGTCAACGGGTCGAGGTCGGTTCGCCGTACGAGGGCAGCACCCCCGGCCGACCGTGGACCGTACCCGCCCTGCGTGTGGTGTCGCCCCGGCCCTCGCCGGACGGCGCACTGCACGCCGGGGTGCTGGCCACCCCCGGGGCGGTGGACATGGCCGCCGTCCCGAACCAGAGCATGCTCGTCTACGTGGGGCTGGACCCGGCGGCGCCGGACACGGTCGAGCGCGTACGCAACACCGCGGCGGGCATCAGTCCGCTGATCGACATCTGGCCGCTGCGATCCTCGACGGAGGACACCACGTTCCGCGACATCCGCCGGGGGCTGTTCATCGGGGTGGTGGCAGTTATGCTGCTGCTCGGTGCGAGCCTGCTGGTCACCACGTTGGAGCAGTTGCGGGAACGGCGCCGGCTGCTCGCCGTGCTGGTCGCGTTCGGCACCCGGCGCAGCACGATGACCTGGTCGGTGCTCTTCCAGACCGCCGTGCCGGTGACCCTCGGACTGGCCCTGGCCGCCCTGCTCGGCACCGCCCTGGGTGCGGCCCTGCAACGGGTGGTGCAGGGCCCCGTACGGGTCAACTGGGTGAACCTGGCCCAGCTCTCCGGCGTGGCCGCCGGGGTGGTGCTCCTGGTGACCGTACTCAGCCTGCCGGCGCTCTGGCGGCTGATGCGCCCGGACGGGCTGCGTACCGAGTAGTGACAGCCGCGAAGGGCCCCTCTCCGCGCCGGAGCGGGGCCCTTCGCGGTCAGTAGGTCAGCGGGCGGCGAGGCGGGCGGCCCGGGCGTCGCGCTTCTCCTCGAACCGGGACGCCGCCTTGTCCAGCTCCTCCAGTTGCGCGCCGAGCTGCTCGCGGGCTGCCTCGCCGTCGGCGTCCAGGCCGGTGCGGTTCCAGACGTCCCACTGGCGCAGCACCGGCACCAGCACCTCGTCGCGGTGCTGACGCAGGTCGTAGATGCCGGCCAGGGCGATCGCCACCGACTTGCGGGCGAAGCCGTCGATGCCTGCGCCCGGCATCGCGAAGTCGGCCGCCACGTCCGCCACCGCCCGCATCGCCTGGCTCGGTGACAGCTCGAACGCGGCGTTGAGTAGGTTGCGGTAGAAGATCATGTGCAGGTTCTCGTCGGCCGCGACCCGGGCGAGCAACTGCTCGCAGAGCGGGTCGCCGGTGACCCGGCCGGTGTTGCGGTGCGAGATCCGGGTGGCGAGTTCCTGGAACGACACGTACGCCAGCGAGTGCAGGACCTCGTTGGAGTGGGCGTTGGTGTACCCAGTGGACATGTGGACCATCCGGGCCCGCTCCAGCGCCACCGGGTCGACCGCCCGGGTGACGGTCAGGTAGTCGCGGATCGCCACACCGTGGCGACCCTCCTCGGCGGTCCACCGGTGCACCCAGGTCCCCCAGGCGCCGTCGCGACCGAACAGCGTCGCGATCTCGTGGTGGTACGAGGGCAGGTTGTCCTCGGTGAGCAGGTTGACCACCAGCGCGGTCCGGGCCACCTCGGGAAGCTCGAAGTCCTCCGGGGACCAGGCCTCACCACCGAGCAGCCCGTCGAACGTACGCCCGTCGCTCCACGGCACGTACTCGTGCGGGAACCACTCCTTGGCGACCGCGAGGTGCCGGTCGAGGTTCTGGGCGACGACGGAGTCCAGCTCGGTCAACAGCGCGGTCTGGCTGAGCGGACGGGTGATGGCGGCAGTCACAGGCTCTCCCTACGGTGGCGTAAGTTACGCTACCGTAGGTCAAGCCGGACCGCAGCGCCAGTCCGCCCGCCCAGCCGGATCGCTCGCCCAGCCGGATCGCCCGAGCCGCCCTCGGGCCGCCCGACGGTCAGCTGACCAGGGGACGCAGGTCCTCGACCGGCGGCGTCCAGTCGTCCGGGGTCGCCGGCACCTGCTCGCCCGAGCGGATGTCCTTCACCTCGTCCACCGCCCCTTCGGCACCCGGGAACCACACGTACGGGATCCCGCGCCGCTCGGCGTACCGGATCTGCTTGCCGTACTTCGCGGCGGACGGTGAGACCTCGGTGGCGATGCCGCGCCTGCGCAGCGCCGACGCGATCCGGTCACCGGCCGACCGGTCCTCCTCCGCCCCCAGTGCCACCAGGACGCAGGTCGGTACCGAACGGGAGACGTTCAGCTCACCGGCGCCGAAGAGCAGGCCGAGCAGCCGGGTCACTCCGATCGAGATGCCCACACCGGGGAAGGTGGTCGAACCGGCGGTGGCCAGGTTGTCGTAACGGCCACCGGAGCAGATCGAGCCGAACCGCTCGTAGCCCCGCATCTGGGTCTCGTAGACCGTACCGGTGTAGTAGTCCAGGCCGCGCGCGATGCGCAGGTCGGCGACGCAGAGGCCGGGCGAGTGCGCGGCCGCCGTCTCCACCACCGTCGCCAGCTCGGCGAGCCCCTCGTCGAGCAGTGGGTGCTCCACCCCGAGGGCGCGAACCGCGTCCGCGAACGAGGCGTCCGGGCTGCGGATCGTCGACAGGGCCAGGCATCCCTTGGCCTGCGCCTCGGTCGCACCGGCGGTCTCGACCAGCAGCGCCGCGACCTTCTCCGGTCCGAGCCGGTCGAGCCGGTCCACCGCGCGCAGTGCGGCTTCCGGATCGGTCAGCCCGAGGCCCCGGTAGAAGCCCTCGTTGACCTTGCGGTTGTTGACCTGGATCACGATCGGTGGGATCGGCAGGCCGCCGAGGGCGTCGCCGATGACCAGCGGCAACTCGGCCTCGTAGTGCGTCGGCAGGGTGTCCCGGTCGACGATGTCGATGTCGGCCTGGAGGAACTCGCGGTAACGCCCCTCCTGCGGGCGCTCGCCCCGCCACACCTTCTGGATCTGGTAGCGCCGGAACGGGAACTGCAACTTGCCGGCGTTCTCCAGCACGTACCGGGCGAACGGCACTGTCAGGTCGAAGTGCAGGCCCAGGGCGTCGTCACCGTTCGGTCCGCCCGGATCCTCCTGCAACCGGCGCAGCAGGTAGACCTCCTTGGAGGTCTCCCCCTTGCGCAGGAGCTGGTCCAGTGGCTCGACCGACCGGGTCTCCAGCGGCGCGAAGCCGTACAGCTCGAAGGTGCGCTGAATCCGGCCGATCACGTACTGCTCGATCATCCGCTGCGGCGGGGCCCACTCGGGAAAACCGGAGATGGGCGTGGGCTTGCTCATGACGCTCCTTGAACTCCCGCGGGGCACGCGGGCGGGATCTGGGTGACGCGGGGCGCGGGCTTACCGGCCTCGGCGGGAACCGGCCGGTCGCGCTTCGTCGGGCGAGGCGACCTGACGCAGGTGCGGGTTGCTCCCGCGCTCACGGCCGATGGTGGTCCGGGGTCCGTGGCCGGGCAGGACGACGGTGTCGTCGGCGAGCGGGAGGACCTTGTCCCGCAGGCTGGTCAGCATGGCTGGCATGCTGCCGCCCGGCAGGTCGGTGCGACCGATCGAACCGGCGAACAGGACGTCTCCGGAGAGGCAGATCTGATCCGCGTCCCACTGCGAGCCGGCCCCCGGCAACCGGAACATCACCGACCCGCCGGTATGGCCGGGTGCATGGTCGACGGTGATCTCCAGCCCGGCGAGGGTCATGGTCGCCCCGTCGGTCAGCTCGGCCACGTCGTCCGGCTCGGTGTAGGGCAGCCGACCGCCGAGGAGCTGTTCCAGGTCGATCGAGATCCCCTTGCTCGGGTCGGCGAGCAGTTCCAGGTCGGCCGGGTGCACGTACGCGGTGATCCCGCGGGCGCCGCAGACGGGTGCGACGGAGAAGACGTGGTCGAGATGGCCGTGGGTGAGCAGGACGGCGGCCGGCTGCAACCGGTGCTCGGCGAGTAGCTCGTCGAGGCGGTCGACCACTCCGATTCCCGGGTCGACCACGACACACTGCTCTCCCGGCGCGGTCGCGACCACGTAGCAGTTGGTGCCGAAGGCATCCGCGGGAAACCCGGCGACGAACACGTCCGCTCCCCTCCCGTAGACGTTGGCGTCCCCCGCAGCCTATCCGCCCGTCCGGTCGCGTGCCGCGCCGCACACACGGGCGGCGAGGGTGACGGGTGGGCGATCGGGGCGGCACCGGACCCGGACACCGGGCGCCGTACGGCACAGACAAGGCCGGTCGAGTCGGCCGACGTGGGGGATATATCCGATAGAACGGTCCGGAACGGCGGCGGTGGACGGTCCGGAGGCACAGATTCACGTAGCGGCCACCTCGTACACCACATTCTCAGCCGATAGCCGTACACTCTGGCGGGCGTGTGGCGTGGCGCACTTGACGCCCGACGGCGAGAACGTGGCCGTCCGCCACGACCAGGGTAGAGGGAAAAGGAGCGCGGGTGGCTTCCAGCAGGGACCGGCAGCGCAAGTTGGCGCGTGCCAAGCTCGACCGGCAGATGGCTCGGCGAGCCGCCTCCGCCCGTCGTCGGCGACAGATCCAGGCCGGGGTCGGCGCGGCTCTCGCGCTGGCGCTGATCGTACTCGGCTCGGTCTGGGCGCTCGGCGGGTTCGACCGCGAGCCGGCTCCGGCCGCGGCCCCCGAGATCTGCGCCTGGACGCCGCAGGACGCGGCGGGCAACAGCAGCCTCAAGGACGTCGGCAAGCCGGCGACCACGGGGCTGCCGACCGCCGGCACCCGCCCGATGACCATCACGACCAACCAGGGCAGCCCGGTGACGGTCGACCTGGACCTGGCCAACGCGCCGTGCGCCGGGGCGAGCTTCGCCCACCTGGCCGGCCAGTCGTTCTACGACAACACCACGTGCCACGAGATCACCGCCGAGGGCGCCCTGCGCTGCGGCGACCCGAGCGGCACCGGGCAGGGCGGCCCGACCTACTCGTTCACCAGCGAGAACGTCCCGTCCGTACCGGCTCCGAGCCCGTCGGCCAGCCCGGCACCGGGTGAGCCGCCGCTCTACCCGGCCGGCACGGTCGCCCTGATCGGCAGCGCGCCGGGCGCCAACGGCAGCCAGTTCCTCGTCTTCTTCAAGGACTTCAACCCGGCCGACCCGACCTACCCGATCGTCGGGAAGGTCAGCGCCGGACTCGACGTGATCCAGAAGATCGGTACCACCGAACTGGTGGACAATGGCAGTGGCGAGAAGGTCAAGCCGAAGACCGACGTGGTGATCCAGAGCCTGACCGTCGGCGAGGTCGCCACCGACGCGCCGCCCGCCGCCCCACCGGCGACGCCGACCGCCAGCCCGACGGCGGCCGGGCAGTCCTGAGCCAAGCCCCAGACACCAGCCGCGGACGCAGCACCGCAGCGCAGATAGTCCAGGAGGAGTCACCGTGACGTCCACGAGAGAGCGGCAGCGCGCCGCGGCGCGGGCCCGGCTCGAACGGGAGATGGCCCAGCGGGCCGGCGCTGCCCGCAAGCGCCGTCAGCTGCAGACGATCATCGCGGCCGGGGCGGGTCTGCTAGTGGTCATCGCCGGCACCGTGTGGCTGGTCGCCAGCCTCGGCGGCGACGACAAGACCACCGACGCGGCCCCGGTCGGCGCCGGCTCGACCCAGTGCACCTGGACCGACATCCCGGCCGACCAGCGGACGCCGACGACCAAGGACGTCGGGCTGCCGCCGGTCGCGGCGCCGAACACCGGGTCGCAGACGATGACCATCGACACCGGGCTCGGACCGATCACCGCCAAGCTCGACCTGACCAAGGTCCCGTGCACCGCGGCCAGCTTCACCCACCTGGCGGAGAAGAAGTTCTTCGACAACACCAAGTGCCACCGGTTGGTCACCGAGGGCCTCCAGGTGCTCCAGTGCGGCGACCCGAGCGCCACCGGCGCCGGCTGGCGGGACAGCGACGGCACCGGTGGCCCGAGCTACCGGATGGCCGAGGAGAACCTGCCGACCGAGCAGCGTCCGCCGTACCCGGCGGGTGTGATCGCGATGGCGAACTCCGGCCAGCCCGGCAGCAGCGGCAGCCAGTTCTTCATCGTCTACGGTGACTCGCAGCTCGACGCGACCTACACCGTGCTGGGTACGGTCACCAGCGGGATGGACCTGGTCAAGGAGGTCGGCGCGGCCGGCGACGACGGCGCCTTCGCCCAGCAGGCCGGCGGCGGCCACCCGAAGAAGGAAGTTCTGATCAAGTCGCTGACGATGAGCGCCGTGGCCGGCTGAGCCAGCCGCCACCAGCGCCACCGAACGAAAGGGGCGGCCCGCTACGGCGGGCCGCCCCTTTACTCGTCTCTACCGCTGTTCCGTGCCTGGTTGCCGGAGGTGGTGCCGTCAGGCGCCGGAGGTGACCCGGTACGCGTCGAAGACACCGTCGACCTTCCGTACGGCCGCCAGCAGGTGCCCCAGGTGCTTCGGGTCGGCCATCTCGAAGCTGAACCGGCTCACCGCCACCCTGTCCCGGGTGGTGGTGACGGTCGCGGACAGGATGTTCACCCGCTCGTCGGAGAGCACCCGGGTCACGTCGGCGAGCAGCTTGTGCCGGTCCAACGCCTCGACCTGGATCGCCACCAGGAAGGTCGACGCCGAGGTCAGCTTCCAGCTCACCTCGACGATCCGCTCCCCCTGGACCCGCAGGTCCTCGGCGTTGGCGCAGTCGTCGCGGTGCACGCTCACCCCGCCGGAGCGGGTCACGAAGCCGAACACCGAGTCCGGCGGCACCGGGGTGCAGCAACGGGCAAGCTTGATCCACACGTCGCTGACCCCACGGACCACCACACCGGGGTCGTGGCTGGACGTACGGCTGCGCGGCGGCCGGGTGGCGACGGCGGTCTCGGCGATGTCCTCCGCCGCGCCCTCCTCGCCGCCGTAGCCGGCCATCAGCCGCTGCACCACCGACTGGGCGGAGACCTGGCTGTCGCCGACCGCCGCGTAGAGCGACGCGACGTCGGCCAGGTGCAGGTCCCGGGCGATCGCCATCAGGTTGTCCGAGCTGAGCATCCGCTGCAACGGCATGCCCTGCTTGCGCATCTGCTTGACGATCGCGTCCTTGCCGGCCTCGATCGCCTCCTCGCGGCGCTCCTTGTTGAAGTACTGACGGATCTTCGTCCGCGCCCGAGGGCTCTTGACGAAGCCCAGCCAGTCCTGCGTAGGGCCGGCGGTGTCGGACTTCGAGGTGAAGATCTCGATCACGTCGCCGTTGGAGAGCGTCGACTCCAGCGGCACCAGCTTGCCGTTGACCCGGGCGCCGATGCACTTGTGGCCGACCTCGGTGTGCACCGCGTACGCGAAGTCGACCGGGGTCGACCCGGTCGGCAGCGGGATCACGTCGCCCTTCGGCGTGAAGACGTACACCTCCTGGCTGGACAGGTCGAAGCGGAGCGCGTCCAGGAACTCGCTCGGGTCGCTCGCCTCCCGCTGCCAGTCCAGGAGTTGCCGCAGCCAGGTCATCTCGTCGATGTTGGCCGGCGGGCCGACGACGGTGGCGCCCTTCTGCTCCTTGTACTTCCAGTGCGCGGCGATGCCGAACTCGGCGGTGCGGTGCATCGCGTACGTCCGGATCTGCATCTCCACCGGCTTGCCGCTCGGGCCGATCACGGTGGTGTGCAGGGACTGGTACATGTTGAACTTCGGCATCGCGATGTAGTCCTTGAACCGGCCCGGTACGGGCTGCCAGTTCGCGTGGATCACACCGAGTGCCGCGTAGCAGTCGCGCACCGTCTCGACCAGGATCCGCACCCCGACCAGGTCGTAGATGTCGTTGAAGTCCCGGCCCCGGACGATCATCTTCTGGTAGATCGAGTAGAGGTGCTTGGGCCGCCCGGTCGTCTCCGCCTTGATCTTGGCGGCCTTGAGGTCGACCTGGACCTTCTGCGTCACCTGGCGCAGCAGCGCCTCCCGCTGCGGCTGGTGCTCGCCGATCAGCCGGTTGATCTCCTCGAACCGCTTGGGGAACAGGGTGCCGAAGGCGAGATCCTCCAGCTCCCACTTGATCGTGTTCATACCCAGGCGGTGCGCCAGCGGAGCCAGGATCTCCAGCGTCTCCTTGGCCTTCTGCTCCTGCTTGGCGCGGGGCAGGAAGGTCAGCGTACGCATGTTGTGCAGCCGGTCCGCGAGCTTGATCACCAGGACCCGGGGGTCCTTGGCCATCGCGACGACCATCTTGCGGATCGTCTCGGCCTTGGCCGCGTCACCCAGTTTGACCTTGTCGAGCTTGGTGACCCCGTCGACCAGCAGGGCGACCTCGGCCCCGAAGTCGATCCGCATCTGGTCGAGGCCGTAGTTGGTGTCCTCGATGGTGTCGTGCAGCAGCGCCGCCACCAGCGTGGTGGTGTCCATGCCGAGGTTGGCCAGGATGGTGGCCACCGCGAGCGGGTGGGTGATGTACGGGTCACCGGACTTGCGGTACTGCCCCGAGTGCCAGCGGGCGGCCATGTCGAAGGCGCGCTGCAACATCCGGGGGTCCATCTTGGGATGGGCGGCCCGGTGGGTGGCGATCAGCGGTTCGAGCACCTCGCTCACCTGCGGCGTCTGCCAGGGAGCGTTGAACCGGGCCAGCCGGGCCCGAACCCGTCGCCCGGTCGGCGCGCTGGCCAGACCGAAGCTGGACGTGGCCGCGCCGGGCTCGTCGGTCGTGATGACCCGACCGGCCGCGCCGACCGGCACCACAACACCCCCGAGGGGTACGGGCGTGGCGGGCGCGCCGAGACCGTTGACCGCGGCGCCCGACGGGGCGACGGCGATCGGGACCACGGCGGCGGGATCGTCACCGGCCACCACCGCGATCGGGGCGATCGGCTTTTCCCTGATCGAGCCGACAGCGGCAACGGGTGCTGCCGCGCTCGGGCCGACGGGTGTTGTAGCGCTCGGGCCGACGGGTGCTGCGGCGGTCGGGGCAACCGGTGCCTGCGTGCTCGGGGCGACCGGTGCTGCGGCGGTCGGAGCGGCGCCGTCGGGACCCTGTGCCGATGCGGCTCCGGAGCCGTCGGACGGGCTGCGGGGGCCGTCGGACGAACTGCCGGGGCCGGCGACGGGACGGCCTTCACCGTCGGCCGGCGGGGTGCTGGCGTTGCCGGCAGCGGGCGTGCCCGTGCCGTCAGTGCCGGATGCGGTCGGAGCACCGGCGCCGGTTCCGTTGCCGGAATCGTCGCGGGTGGTCGGATCGGCCGCCGTGGCGGCGTCGACCGGCTCGGCCTCACCGCCCCCATCGGTGGGGACGGGAGAACCGGGCGCGGCCGGAACCGGCCCGCTGGGGGACCCGGCCACGGGATACCCGACACCGTCGGCCTCGCTGGTCGATTGCACCGTGCCCTCCGCCGGAGGGGCGACATCGTGGGACACCGGCCTCCTCACACCTCGCTTGGGACGAGCCGACCGTAACCGGTCGACCTGGTCCTGCACCAGCCTGGTAGAACGGCCTCCACCTGGTCAGCGAAAGGCAATGCTACCCGTCTCGACGGCCGGATGCCGCTCCCCCGCACGCACCGGATCGGTCCCCGGTGACAAGAGCTGCTAAACCGTCAGAAGTGCATGTACGGGACGGGGAGCAAGCCGCTCCCGGCCACCGAGGAACGAGAGTTCCAGCAGTACGGAGAGCCCCGCCACGGTCCCCCCGGCCCGCTCGACCAGGCTCAGCGTCGCGTCCGCCGTACCGCCGGTGGCGAGCACGTCGTCGACCACCAGTACCCGGTGACCGGCCGTGAAGGCGTCCTGGTGCACCTCGAGCGTGGCCTCGCCGTACTCCAGGGCGTAGGAGGCGGCGTACGCGGCCCGGGGCAGCTTGCCGGCCTTGCGTACCGGAACCACACCCAGCCCGGTGGCGTACGCGATGGCGGCGGCGAGCACGAAGCCACGCGCCTCGATGCCGGCGACCACGTCGAACGAGTCCCGCCCGTGGTACTCGATGATCTCGTCGATCACCTGGCGGAACACCGCACCGTCGGCGAAGAGCGGCATCAGGTCCTTGAACATCACTCCGGGCTGGGGAAAGTCCGGTACGTCCAGCACCCGGCTGGCCACCAGTTCCGCCGTGGCGGGGCCGCTGTCGCCCCGTACCCCGGTCTGGGTCTCCGTCACGCTGCTCCTCTCACCGGACGTCCGCGTTACCGGACATCCGTGCCGATACGCGATGCGAAAGGCGCCCGGCACGCCGCCGAAGCCAGCATGCCGGACGCCTCCGTCGCCTGTTCCGCCAGGGTCAGCGGCGCTTGGCCCCACTGGGCCGGCTACCGCCGCCGCCACCCGGTCGACCACCCCGGGCACCACCGGTGGACCGCTTGCCGGCCGGACGGGCACCGACCTTCGGGGCCGCGCCGGCAAGCGCCGCCGCCTCCTCGTCGGTCGGGCCGGACGGTGCGGTGTCGTCGTCGACCGTTTCCTCGCCGGTACGGGCGGCCGGCCGGCGGGCACCGGAGGCGGGTCGTCCGCCGCCGGAGGAGCGCCGGGCCAGGACCCGCTTCGTGTGCGTCTGGATCCGCGGCTCGTAGTCCTTGAGCAGGCTCAGCACCGGGGTCGCGAAGAAGATCGAGGAGTAGACCGCGATGCCCATACCGAGGAACAGCACCAGGCCGAGGTCCTCCAGGGTGCCCGCGCCGAGCAGGCCGGCACCGATGAAGAGCAGGCCACCGACCGGCAGCAGCGCCACCAGACCGGTGTTGATCGACCGCATCAGCGTCTGGTTGATGGCCAGGTTGGCCGCCTCGCCGTAGGTCTGGGTGCCGCTCGCGGTGATCCCGCGGGTGTTCTCCTGGACCTTGTCGAACACCACCACGACGTCGTAGAGCGCGAAGCCGAGGATGGTGAGGAAGCCGACGATGGTCGACGGGGTGACCTCGAAGCCGACCAGGGCGTAAATGCCGGCGGTCAGCACCAGGTTGAGGAAGAGCGAGGAGACGGCGGCGACCGCCATCCGCCACTCGAACCGCAGGATCAGGTAGATCATGACCAGTACGACGAAGACCACCAGACCGAGCAGGGCCCGTTCGGTGACCTGGTCACCCCAGGCCGCGCTCACCTGGTTGATGCTGATCTGGTCCTCGGCGATGCCGAACTTCTGGGCCAGGTCGGCCTGCACCTCGTTGGACTGCTGGGTGTTCAGCTCGGTGGTACGCAGCTCGTAGAACGAACCACCGACGCCGTTGACCGTCTGGGTGGAGACGACGTGCGCCGCCTCGGCACCGTCGAGGCTGCCCAGTGCCGCGTCGACCTGGTCCTCGGCGTGCGTGATGGAGCCGACGCTGGCCGGGACCTGGAAGGAGTTGCCACCGGAGAACTCGATGCCGAGCTTGAACCCGGGGATCGAGATGCCCAGGATCGCGATCAGCACCAGCCCGGCGGCGATGCCGAACCAGACCCGGCGGCGTCCGATGATGTTGAGACCGGCCTCGCCCTGGTAGAGCCGGGTGGCCAGACCGCTACGGCGGCTCATGCCGCTACCTCGCTTTGCTCTGCGACGGCCGGGTGGGCCGGGGCGCTGCCCTGGATGACTGGCTCGCTCATGCTAGGCCTCCTTGGCGCGCGGGTTGCGCGGCTCGGTCGGCTCGGCCTCGGCCTTGTGCAGGACCCGTCCGAGTCCGCTGACCCGGGGCGACAGGAACGCCTTGGTGTTGGCGAACATCGTCATGATCGGGTGCCGGAAGAGGAAGACGACGACCAGGTCGAGGATCGTGGCCAGGCCGAGCGCGAAGGCGAAGCCCTTCACCGTGCCGACCGAGACCACGTAGAGCACGACCGCGGCCAGGATCGAGATGGCGTTGGCCGAGATGATCGTCCGCCGGGCCCGGGCCCAGGCGCGGGGAACCGCGCTACGCGGGCTGCGTCCCTCCCGGATCTCGTCCTTGAGTCGTTCGAAATAGATCACGAACGAGTCGGCGGCGACACCCAGGGAGACGATGAATCCGGCGATGCCGGCGAGGGTCAGCGTGAAGCCGATCTGCCGGCCGAGCACGATCAGCGCACCGAACACCAGCAGGGCGGAGAGCCCGAGGCTGAGGATGATGACCGTACCGAGCAGGCGGTAGTAGAAGAACGAGTAGATCGCGACCAGCAGGAGGCCGACACCGGCGGCCAGCAGACCGGCCTTGAGGTGGCTGGAGCCGAGCGTCGCGGAGACGCTCTCCTGCTCCTGCGGCTCGAACGTCACCGGCAGCGCACCGAAGCGGAGCTGGCCGGCGAGGGTGTTCGCGTCCTTGCTGGTGAAGTTGCCGGTGATCTGCGAGTCGCCGGTGAGGACGCCCTGGATCTCGGGCGAGGAGACGATCGTGTTGTCGAGCACCACGGCGACCCGGCAGTTGCCGTCCTGGCCGAGCGCGCTCTGGTCGCACGTACCGCCCTTGTTGCCGAACGCCTCGCGGGTCAGGTCGGTCCACTTCTTCTGTCCGTCGCCGGTGAAGTTGAGGCTGACCACCCACTGGCTGTTCTGGTCCAGCTGGCCGCTCGCGTCGTCGACGTCGGTGCCCAACACCTTGGCCACGTCGAGCAGGTTCTTCACCGGGCCCTCACAGGCCACGACCTGCTGGTCCGGGGCGCTGATCGAGGCCGGCGGGCGCTGCCCGAGCAGGTCACACGTGATCGTCGGTACGTTGAACTGCATCGCCGCCGGCAGCGCGGCGACCTCACGACCGGTCAGCTCGCCGAACGGCTTGAGGGTGTCGAGCAGGGTCGGATCGGTGGTCAGGTCGGCCGGCGCCTGCAGCGCGCTCGCCGCCTGCCAGGCCGCCGGGCCCACCTTCTGCTGGACCGCGGCCCGCGCCTGCTCCACGCTCTGCGGCACCGGGGCCGCAGAGGCCGAGGCACTCGGGGTCGGCGTCGCCGGGGGTGCGCTGGTGGCACCGGCGCTCGGCGTCGGGGCCGGAGCCATCCCGCCCTGACCACCCGCGGACGGGGTGGTGCTCGGCGCACCCGCGGCGGGGGCGCTCGGGGTCGCACCGGCGGACGGGTTCGCCGCCGCACCGGACGGGGTCGGGGTCGCGCCGGCCGGCGGCGTCGGCTGGGCCGCAGCGGGCTCCCCACCGTCGGTCGCCTTGATCACCTTGCGGAACCGCAGCTCGGCCGCGTTGCCGACCTCGCTGAGGTCCCGGCTCTGGCCGGGCAGCGAG of the Micromonospora sp. NBC_01796 genome contains:
- a CDS encoding acyl-ACP desaturase; its protein translation is MTAAITRPLSQTALLTELDSVVAQNLDRHLAVAKEWFPHEYVPWSDGRTFDGLLGGEAWSPEDFELPEVARTALVVNLLTEDNLPSYHHEIATLFGRDGAWGTWVHRWTAEEGRHGVAIRDYLTVTRAVDPVALERARMVHMSTGYTNAHSNEVLHSLAYVSFQELATRISHRNTGRVTGDPLCEQLLARVAADENLHMIFYRNLLNAAFELSPSQAMRAVADVAADFAMPGAGIDGFARKSVAIALAGIYDLRQHRDEVLVPVLRQWDVWNRTGLDADGEAAREQLGAQLEELDKAASRFEEKRDARAARLAAR
- the hisS gene encoding histidine--tRNA ligase — protein: MSKPTPISGFPEWAPPQRMIEQYVIGRIQRTFELYGFAPLETRSVEPLDQLLRKGETSKEVYLLRRLQEDPGGPNGDDALGLHFDLTVPFARYVLENAGKLQFPFRRYQIQKVWRGERPQEGRYREFLQADIDIVDRDTLPTHYEAELPLVIGDALGGLPIPPIVIQVNNRKVNEGFYRGLGLTDPEAALRAVDRLDRLGPEKVAALLVETAGATEAQAKGCLALSTIRSPDASFADAVRALGVEHPLLDEGLAELATVVETAAAHSPGLCVADLRIARGLDYYTGTVYETQMRGYERFGSICSGGRYDNLATAGSTTFPGVGISIGVTRLLGLLFGAGELNVSRSVPTCVLVALGAEEDRSAGDRIASALRRRGIATEVSPSAAKYGKQIRYAERRGIPYVWFPGAEGAVDEVKDIRSGEQVPATPDDWTPPVEDLRPLVS
- a CDS encoding MBL fold metallo-hydrolase, which translates into the protein MFVAGFPADAFGTNCYVVATAPGEQCVVVDPGIGVVDRLDELLAEHRLQPAAVLLTHGHLDHVFSVAPVCGARGITAYVHPADLELLADPSKGISIDLEQLLGGRLPYTEPDDVAELTDGATMTLAGLEITVDHAPGHTGGSVMFRLPGAGSQWDADQICLSGDVLFAGSIGRTDLPGGSMPAMLTSLRDKVLPLADDTVVLPGHGPRTTIGRERGSNPHLRQVASPDEARPAGSRRGR
- a CDS encoding peptidylprolyl isomerase, translating into MASSRDRQRKLARAKLDRQMARRAASARRRRQIQAGVGAALALALIVLGSVWALGGFDREPAPAAAPEICAWTPQDAAGNSSLKDVGKPATTGLPTAGTRPMTITTNQGSPVTVDLDLANAPCAGASFAHLAGQSFYDNTTCHEITAEGALRCGDPSGTGQGGPTYSFTSENVPSVPAPSPSASPAPGEPPLYPAGTVALIGSAPGANGSQFLVFFKDFNPADPTYPIVGKVSAGLDVIQKIGTTELVDNGSGEKVKPKTDVVIQSLTVGEVATDAPPAAPPATPTASPTAAGQS
- a CDS encoding peptidylprolyl isomerase yields the protein MTSTRERQRAAARARLEREMAQRAGAARKRRQLQTIIAAGAGLLVVIAGTVWLVASLGGDDKTTDAAPVGAGSTQCTWTDIPADQRTPTTKDVGLPPVAAPNTGSQTMTIDTGLGPITAKLDLTKVPCTAASFTHLAEKKFFDNTKCHRLVTEGLQVLQCGDPSATGAGWRDSDGTGGPSYRMAEENLPTEQRPPYPAGVIAMANSGQPGSSGSQFFIVYGDSQLDATYTVLGTVTSGMDLVKEVGAAGDDGAFAQQAGGGHPKKEVLIKSLTMSAVAG
- a CDS encoding RelA/SpoT family protein, whose translation is MVAGDDPAAVVPIAVAPSGAAVNGLGAPATPVPLGGVVVPVGAAGRVITTDEPGAATSSFGLASAPTGRRVRARLARFNAPWQTPQVSEVLEPLIATHRAAHPKMDPRMLQRAFDMAARWHSGQYRKSGDPYITHPLAVATILANLGMDTTTLVAALLHDTIEDTNYGLDQMRIDFGAEVALLVDGVTKLDKVKLGDAAKAETIRKMVVAMAKDPRVLVIKLADRLHNMRTLTFLPRAKQEQKAKETLEILAPLAHRLGMNTIKWELEDLAFGTLFPKRFEEINRLIGEHQPQREALLRQVTQKVQVDLKAAKIKAETTGRPKHLYSIYQKMIVRGRDFNDIYDLVGVRILVETVRDCYAALGVIHANWQPVPGRFKDYIAMPKFNMYQSLHTTVIGPSGKPVEMQIRTYAMHRTAEFGIAAHWKYKEQKGATVVGPPANIDEMTWLRQLLDWQREASDPSEFLDALRFDLSSQEVYVFTPKGDVIPLPTGSTPVDFAYAVHTEVGHKCIGARVNGKLVPLESTLSNGDVIEIFTSKSDTAGPTQDWLGFVKSPRARTKIRQYFNKERREEAIEAGKDAIVKQMRKQGMPLQRMLSSDNLMAIARDLHLADVASLYAAVGDSQVSAQSVVQRLMAGYGGEEGAAEDIAETAVATRPPRSRTSSHDPGVVVRGVSDVWIKLARCCTPVPPDSVFGFVTRSGGVSVHRDDCANAEDLRVQGERIVEVSWKLTSASTFLVAIQVEALDRHKLLADVTRVLSDERVNILSATVTTTRDRVAVSRFSFEMADPKHLGHLLAAVRKVDGVFDAYRVTSGA
- a CDS encoding adenine phosphoribosyltransferase; the encoded protein is MTETQTGVRGDSGPATAELVASRVLDVPDFPQPGVMFKDLMPLFADGAVFRQVIDEIIEYHGRDSFDVVAGIEARGFVLAAAIAYATGLGVVPVRKAGKLPRAAYAASYALEYGEATLEVHQDAFTAGHRVLVVDDVLATGGTADATLSLVERAGGTVAGLSVLLELSFLGGRERLAPRPVHALLTV